The following proteins are co-located in the Sphingorhabdus lutea genome:
- a CDS encoding DNA-methyltransferase codes for MQDKKKLDFFAEERTGYIPAESDSEINKSYNLAYYCPVKKAYIFEGDTIEVMEAILKKHPDGCFDMIFADPPYKLSNGGFTCKSGKVVPVHKGDWDRSEGPELDFEYTKKWLSLCQKLLKPNGTIWISGTHHIIHIVGFALQTLNFKILNEITWEKPNPPPNLSCRYFTHSTETIIWASKSIKSKHIFNYQDMREENGGKQMKTVWQFLPPNKNEKMHGKHPTQKPISLLNRIILSSTKEGDFVFDPFSGSSTTGVSAIQNNRKFCGIDAEREYIDLSISRLKDCDGTLRGT; via the coding sequence ATGCAAGATAAAAAAAAATTAGACTTTTTTGCTGAAGAACGAACAGGCTATATTCCCGCAGAGTCGGACAGCGAAATTAACAAATCATATAATCTTGCTTATTATTGTCCTGTAAAAAAAGCATATATTTTTGAAGGCGATACAATTGAAGTTATGGAAGCAATATTAAAAAAGCATCCCGATGGTTGTTTTGATATGATATTTGCAGACCCTCCATATAAGCTATCAAATGGCGGATTTACCTGCAAATCTGGCAAGGTTGTTCCTGTTCATAAAGGGGATTGGGACCGTTCAGAAGGTCCGGAGTTGGATTTTGAATATACAAAAAAATGGCTGTCACTATGTCAGAAATTATTGAAACCTAATGGAACAATATGGATTTCTGGGACACATCATATCATTCATATTGTTGGCTTTGCACTCCAAACATTGAATTTTAAAATTTTAAATGAAATCACGTGGGAAAAACCAAACCCACCGCCGAATTTGTCTTGTCGATATTTCACTCATTCAACTGAAACTATTATATGGGCATCTAAGTCCATTAAGAGTAAACATATTTTTAATTACCAAGATATGAGGGAGGAGAATGGCGGAAAGCAAATGAAAACTGTTTGGCAATTTCTTCCACCTAATAAAAACGAAAAAATGCATGGCAAGCATCCCACGCAAAAACCCATTTCTCTATTAAACCGAATTATTCTTTCATCTACGAAAGAGGGGGATTTTGTTTTTGATCCATTTAGCGGTAGTTCTACTACCGGAGTGTCAGCAATTCAAAATAATAGAAAATTTTGTGGCATTGATGCCGAAAGAGAATATATTGATTTATCAATAAGTAGATTAAAGGATTGTGATGGAACGCTCCGAGGCACTTAA